The following are encoded in a window of Sutcliffiella horikoshii genomic DNA:
- the mnmA gene encoding tRNA 2-thiouridine(34) synthase MnmA, producing the protein MKKRPEDTRVVVGMSGGVDSSVTALLLKEQGYDVVGIFMKNWDDTDESGFCTATEDYEDVIKVCNQIGIPYYAVNFEKQYWDKVFTYFLEEYKSGRTPNPDVMCNKEIKFKAFLNHAMSIGADYIATGHYARVEEKDGQFRLLRGADYNKDQSYFLNALSQKQLSKTMFPLGHLSKKEVREIAIEAGLATAKKKDSTGICFIGERNFKEFLSGFLPAQPGEMQTSDGEFKGHHDGLMYYTIGQRQGLGIGGSGEPWFVIGKDLKRNILIVGQGFHNEGLYSEGLEAIGMNWFKTDLTFKQEFSCTAKMRYRQEDQEVTVYPQEDGTAKIYFHKRQRAITPGQAVVLYDGDICIGGGTIDRVIKKWENA; encoded by the coding sequence ATGAAGAAAAGACCAGAAGATACAAGAGTAGTAGTCGGTATGTCTGGAGGTGTTGATTCATCGGTTACAGCTTTGCTGCTTAAAGAGCAAGGATATGATGTAGTTGGCATTTTTATGAAAAATTGGGATGATACTGATGAAAGTGGTTTCTGTACAGCAACTGAAGACTACGAAGATGTGATTAAGGTTTGTAATCAAATTGGGATCCCGTATTATGCTGTTAATTTTGAAAAACAATATTGGGATAAAGTCTTCACATACTTTCTAGAGGAGTACAAATCAGGTCGGACACCTAATCCTGACGTCATGTGCAATAAAGAGATCAAATTTAAGGCCTTTTTAAATCATGCGATGTCCATTGGGGCTGACTATATCGCAACAGGTCACTATGCACGAGTCGAAGAAAAAGATGGACAATTCCGATTGTTGAGAGGTGCTGATTATAATAAAGACCAATCATACTTCCTTAATGCTCTTTCTCAAAAGCAATTATCGAAAACTATGTTTCCGCTTGGGCATTTATCCAAAAAGGAAGTGCGTGAGATTGCGATAGAGGCAGGTCTTGCAACAGCAAAGAAAAAAGATAGTACGGGTATTTGCTTTATCGGTGAACGAAATTTTAAGGAATTTTTAAGTGGTTTTTTGCCAGCTCAACCTGGTGAAATGCAAACCTCAGATGGAGAATTTAAAGGTCACCATGATGGTCTTATGTATTATACTATTGGTCAACGTCAAGGTCTTGGCATTGGCGGATCGGGGGAGCCTTGGTTTGTCATTGGTAAAGACTTAAAGCGTAATATTCTGATTGTCGGTCAAGGGTTTCATAACGAAGGACTTTATTCAGAAGGTTTAGAGGCTATTGGTATGAATTGGTTTAAAACAGATCTAACTTTTAAGCAAGAATTTAGTTGTACCGCCAAAATGAGATACCGTCAAGAGGATCAAGAGGTAACAGTGTATCCGCAAGAAGATGGAACAGCAAAGATTTATTTTCACAAAAGACAAAGGGCTATTACCCCCGGACAAGCGGTTGTTCTGTATGATGGTGATATATGTATTGGTGGGGGAACAATAGACCGTGTTATTAAAAAATGGGAGAATGCCTAA
- a CDS encoding SDR family oxidoreductase, with protein MKMLVTGATGKLGSKIVETLLKKVPVNQLAVSVRNPEKAEGLRARGVDVRKGDFDYPETLDAAFAGVDRLLIISADGENETRIRQHANAIAAAERAGVKFIAYTSIANAKESANPLAPTHKATEEAIMKTGIPYSFLRNNWYLENEISSIQGVLAGAPWVTSAGNGKVGWALQQDYADAAVAVLTGSGHENTIYELSGKLLTQEEFVSALGNVLGKEVPVQQVDDKTYANIMKGAGVPDFLLPFLVEIQTGIREGTLEVESNDFEKLLGRSATPISDGLNQIVNGIS; from the coding sequence ATGAAAATGTTAGTAACAGGAGCGACAGGAAAATTAGGTTCTAAAATTGTAGAGACTTTATTAAAAAAGGTACCAGTAAACCAATTAGCTGTTAGTGTTCGTAATCCAGAGAAAGCAGAAGGATTACGGGCTCGAGGAGTAGATGTCCGAAAAGGTGATTTTGATTATCCGGAAACACTTGATGCGGCTTTTGCTGGCGTTGATCGCTTGCTAATTATCTCTGCGGATGGGGAAAATGAAACAAGAATACGACAACACGCGAATGCAATAGCTGCGGCTGAGCGAGCTGGAGTGAAATTTATTGCTTATACTAGCATAGCGAATGCAAAGGAAAGCGCAAATCCCCTTGCTCCAACGCATAAAGCAACAGAAGAAGCTATTATGAAAACAGGTATTCCTTATTCTTTTTTAAGAAATAATTGGTATTTGGAAAATGAAATTTCAAGTATTCAAGGAGTTCTAGCAGGTGCTCCTTGGGTGACATCAGCAGGAAATGGTAAGGTAGGATGGGCATTACAACAAGATTATGCAGATGCTGCGGTTGCGGTATTGACTGGTAGTGGGCACGAAAATACTATCTACGAGCTTTCTGGAAAACTATTAACACAGGAAGAGTTTGTATCAGCTCTTGGTAATGTATTGGGTAAAGAAGTACCAGTACAACAAGTTGATGACAAAACTTATGCAAACATTATGAAGGGTGCAGGTGTACCAGATTTTCTTCTTCCTTTTCTTGTGGAAATCCAAACAGGCATTAGAGAAGGTACGCTTGAAGTAGAAAGCAATGACTTCGAAAAACTACTTGGGCGCTCAGCTACACCTATTAGTGACGGACTCAATCAAATTGTTAATGGTATCTCTTAA